The sequence AAGGGTCTGCGAACCGGGGGGCGCCGGACGCAACCGGAGGCTCTACGTCGTGGGAAACCTCGGGAGCGGCGGAGGGCGATGGCGCACCAGTCGTCGATGGATCCGCGGGGTCGGAGGCGCCGGACCCCGGCCCGGGCCCTGGGCCGGCAGGAACGTTGAGGTCCCCGCAGGCAACGGCCGTCAAAGCGATGACCATGACAAGGACAAGACTGCGGGCGTGATGCGCAAAAGTCGCCAATGGCCTGCCTCCGTCCAGTCAGAGTTATTGGATTCTACCGCTGGGTAATCCAGGCGGCGATCGGCTCCGCAACGGGTGTCTGCATTGCTGTCCTCCCCCTGGATCCCGAGATGACGGGGATAACCATGCGTGGTACCCCGTCCCCTAGTCCGGTCCATCCTACGAACGGTCCCGGCGGCCGGTCATGAGTACCTTGTACTCAGGTTTCCGGCAACTGGCTCGGGCCGCACGGCAGGGGTACCTGTTTTTGGCCCGATCGACTGCGGCGGACGGCCGCGCGGTTAGAATCCGCGGGCAAAGGGAAGGCCCCTCCTAGGAGGGGCCATGAACGTAGTGGTCACTTGTCTTCTGGTATCGGTCAGCGGTGATGCGCAATCCCCCTTCCCCGACGCCCAGGCGCCCATCCGGACTATGACCCGACCCACTTTAATAACGTGCGGCCAGGGCGTAAAGACCCCACTTGGAAAAAATTTGAACGCCCGACGGCGGGGGCGGGCCCAGAGCGGACCAGTGGCCCTAGCGTCGATCTCACCTTTGTTCTATAACTAATAGAACAAAGGTTTGGAGGTGGGCGCATTGATCCTCAGCGTGGACTTGGGTGCCGACGTCCCGATCTACCAGCAAATCCGTGACCAGATCGTGGAGGCAATCGCCCACGGATCTTTGACGGACGGGAGCGCGCTGCCGCCCACCCGCACGCTCGCCGCCGATTTCGGCATCAACTTCCATACTGTCAACAAGGCCTACGATCTCCTCCGGCAGGAAGGCTTGATCCGCCTTAGCCGCGGCACTGGTGCGGTGGTGACCGCGCCGGCGACGGACCAGCTCCCGGCTGACTGGACCGCCCGGGCCAGGACCCTCCTGGCCGAGGCCGTTGCCCGTGGACTTCCCGCAGATGAGGTACTCAGGGCCTGCCGGACACTGCTCGATTCATTTGGCGCCACAAAGCAGGAGGGCACGCCATGATTATTTCCGTGATTTTGGGCCTGGTGTTGTTGGGCCTGGTTCTGCTGCTGGCACTGGTACTTCCGTCGGTCACCAGCGGCACTGTTCCCTTCGGGGTCCGGATCCCCGCCCAGTATGCTGCCGATCCGGTGGTTGCGGCGCAGTCGCGCCTGTACCGGCGGCGGGTCCTGCTCTGCGGGGGCATCGTCGCGGTGGCCGGCGTGGCCAGCGTCGCGGTGACCGGGCAGCCGTTGCTGCTGCCGTTGTCGGTGCTGGTGCTGGTGGGTACCTGGTATGGCTGCTTCTTCCTGGCCCACCAGGAGATCCGCGCGGCGAAACTTGCCGGCGGCTGGTTCCAGGGCCTGCACCAGGGCATAGCGGTGGACACCGAGCTGCGGACCAATCCCCCACGGTTTCCCTGGCTCTGGCTGGCGCCCGCCGTGGCCGTCACCCTCGCCACGGCGGTTATCGGAATCATGATGTACCCGTCCATGCCGCAGAACCTCGCAGTGCACTATGGCGCCAACGGCGTGCCGAACAGGATTGAAGTGAAGTCGGTCGGCTCCGCATTTTCGCTG comes from Pseudarthrobacter sp. NIBRBAC000502770 and encodes:
- a CDS encoding GntR family transcriptional regulator — encoded protein: MGALILSVDLGADVPIYQQIRDQIVEAIAHGSLTDGSALPPTRTLAADFGINFHTVNKAYDLLRQEGLIRLSRGTGAVVTAPATDQLPADWTARARTLLAEAVARGLPADEVLRACRTLLDSFGATKQEGTP
- a CDS encoding DUF1648 domain-containing protein, whose amino-acid sequence is MIISVILGLVLLGLVLLLALVLPSVTSGTVPFGVRIPAQYAADPVVAAQSRLYRRRVLLCGGIVAVAGVASVAVTGQPLLLPLSVLVLVGTWYGCFFLAHQEIRAAKLAGGWFQGLHQGIAVDTELRTNPPRFPWLWLAPAVAVTLATAVIGIMMYPSMPQNLAVHYGANGVPNRIEVKSVGSAFSLVFLQLGLTALLGGIAAAVVRSRPDLDPARPLGSSRWARHYMSLGAKALLGLVAMIDLGLMGSSLLMWTGTVSRWAPLVIVIPVLASVAATIAVLARNNRDRGSNGEDTGLTHRDDDKFWRGGVIYINREDPALVVPRRFGIGWTLNFGDPRAAMLLAGVVALIGLVIALRFAS